The Seriola aureovittata isolate HTS-2021-v1 ecotype China chromosome 12, ASM2101889v1, whole genome shotgun sequence genome window below encodes:
- the thap4 gene encoding THAP domain-containing protein 4, producing the protein MACPVSHTAAELNPAVLPLDWLLGTWESDEPGEGCFPTINPFRYIETLYFSHVGQPVINFMFNAFHAESKKPLHRECGFIRVQPGTNRVAFIIAQNSGLVEVEEGELTGQQLNLQTHSLARISFAKEPHVQQISRVFQLRPDGRLEQTVSMATDNQPLMQHLHITYRRSS; encoded by the exons ATGGCGTGTCCTGTAAGTCACACAG cagcagagttGAACCCAGCAGTCCTCCCTTTAGACTGGCTTCTGGGTACCTGGGAGTCGGACGAGCCTGGGGAGGGCTGCTTTCCCACCATAAACCCTTTCCGCTACATAGAGACACTGTACTTCAGCCACGTGGGACAACCAGTCATCAACTTCAT GTTCAATGCCTTCCATGCAGAGTCTAAAAAGCCTCTGCATAGGGAATGTGGCTTCATTCGAGTGCAGCCAGGAACCAACAGAGTGGCCTTTATCATCGCACAAAACTCAG GTCTGGTGGAGGTTGAGGAGGGGGAGCTGACAGGGCAGCAGCTGAACCTGCAGACCCACTCTCTGGCCAGAATTTCTTTTGCCAAGGAGCCACATGTACAGCAG ATTTCCAGAGTGTTTCAGCTCCGACCAGATGGGAGGCTGGAGCAGacagtttccatggcaacagacaACCAGCCACTGATGCAGCACTTGCACATCACCTACCGTCGATCATCTTGA
- the agxtb gene encoding alanine--glyoxylate and serine--pyruvate aminotransferase b has product MQRALFSRSALLAQQAAAALDSPLAARSAPLLQRLDRSMSSVTIPPPACMLRPLEAPLRYLFGPGPSNVPPRILAAGGKPIIGHLHPEMYEIMNDIKRGIQYAFQTENNMTIAMSGSGHAAMECAVFNTVEPGESVLIAINGIWGERVAEIAERMGANVHRMVKSPGGYFTNKEIEQAIAKHKPVLFFLTHGESSAGLCHPVDGIGDICRKHDCLFLVDTVASLGAAPIFMDKQNIDILYTGSQKALNAPPGTAPISFNDRACHKMFNRKTKPVSYLFDMTHLSNYWGCDGNPARAYHHTGPVSGFFALRESLAILAEKGLEESWKKHKEVAAYLYRGLEDLGLKLFVHERDLRLPSVTTITIPDGYNWRELLVYIMKHHQMEMTGGLGPSIGMVMRIGLMGYNCEKTNADMALHALADALKNCKKSKA; this is encoded by the exons ATGCAGCGGGCTTTGTTCAGCCGGAGCGCGCTGCTCGCCCAGCAGGCAGCAGCGGCCCTCGACAGTCCGCTGGCCGCGAGGAGCGCGCCCCTGCTACAGCGCCTGGACCGCTCCATGTCCTCCGTCACCATCCCGCCACCGGCATGCATGCTCCGGCCGCTTGAAGCTCCACTGCGCTACCTGTTCGGACCGGGACCCTCAAACGTTCCTCCACGTATCTTAGCTGCAGGGGGCAAGCCAATAATTGGTCACCTGCACCCAGAAATGTACGAG ATCATGAATGACATTAAGAGAGGGATCCAGTACGCCTTTCAGACAGAGAACAACATGACTATAGCTATGAGTGGCTCCGGACACGCGGCTATGGAGTGTGCGGTGTTCAACACGGTGGAGCCCGGAGAGAGCGTGCTCATCGCCATCAACGGAATCTGGGGAGAGCGCGTTGCAGAAATTGCAGAGAGAATGG GTGCCAATGTACATAGAATGGTAAAATCACCTGGAGGATATTTCACTAATAAGGAAATTGAACAG GCCATAGCAAAACACAAGCCTgtcctgtttttcctcacacATGGAGAGTCCTCTGCTGGCCTCTGTCACCCAGTCGATGGTATTGGAGACATCTGCAGAAA ACATGACTGCCTCTTCCTGGTCGACACTGTTGCTTCGCTTGGAGCAGCACCCATTTTTATGGACAAGCAAA ATATTGACATCCTGTACACTGGTTCTCAGAAAGCTCTGAATGCGCCTCCTGGCACAGCCCCCATCTCTTTTAATGACAGAGCATG cCACAAGATGtttaacaggaaaacaaaaccagtATCCTACCTCTTTGACATGACACATTTGTCCAACTACTGGGGTTGCGATGGCAACCCAGCCAGAGC ATACCACCACACTGGTCCAGTGTCTGGATTCTTCGCTCTGAGAGAGAGTCTGGCCATTCTTGCTGAGAAG GGGCTGGAGGAGTCCTGGAAGAAACACAAGGAGGTGGCAGCCTATCTGTACAGAGGACTGGAAGACCTGGGCCTCAAACTCTTTGTTCATGAAAGG GATTTGAGGCTTCCCTCCGTCACCACCATTACCATCCCTGACGGCTACAACTGGAGGGAGTTGTTGGTCTACATCATGAAACACCACCAGATGGAGATGACCGGTGGCCTGGGACCTTCCATTGGCATG GTGATGAGGATTGGATTGATGGGATACAACTGTGAGAAGACTAATGCTGATATGGCACTGCACGCCCTGGCAGACGCTCTCAAGAACTGCAAAAAGAGCAAGGCTTAA
- the LOC130178706 gene encoding bcl-2-related ovarian killer protein homolog B-like → MEVLRRSSVFAAEVLDVFDRSLTEKELVSQSKALCRDYILSRLNQNGLGWSKTELNLSPSNAALAEVSLVLLCLGDELECIQPSLYRNVARQLNISVAMENMVSDAFIGVATEIFSTGITWGKVVSMYAVAGALAVDCVRQGHPTTVHILVDSLGQFVRKFLVHWLKRRGGWVEITKCVVKRDLTPEHHWLSSVIESLKYFLTTIYVYIMKEP, encoded by the exons ATGGAGGTCCTGCGGAGGTcttctgtgtttgctgcagaggtCCTGGATGTGTTCGACCGATCGTTGACTGAGAAGGAGCTGGTGTCCCAGTCCAAAGCCCTGTGCAGAGACTACATCCTGTCCAGACTCAACCAGAACGGGCTGGGATGGTCCAAAACCGAACTCAACCTCTCTCCCTCGAATGCGGCGCTCGCTGAGGTGTCTCTGGTGCTTCTCTGTCTTG GCGACGAGCTGGAGTGTATACAGCCCAGTTTGTACAGGAACGTGGCACGGCAGCTCAACatctctgttgccatggagaacaTGGTTTCAGATGCCTTCATCGGCGTGGCAACAGAAATCTTTTCAACAG GTATAACCTGGGGTAAGGTGGTATCCATGTACGCAGTAGCTGGAGCCCTGGCAGTGGACTGTGTCAGACAAGGACATCCGACCACCGTTCACATCTTAGTGGACAGTCTGGGACAGTTTGTCCGCAAGTTCCTGGTTCACTGGCTGAAGAGACGGGGAGGATGG GTGGAGATCACTAAATGTGTGGTGAAGAGGGATCTCACCCCTGAACACCACTGGCTGTCCTCTGTCATCGAGTCCCTCAAGTATTTCCTCACCACGATCTACGTCTACATCATGAAGGAGCCATGA